A single window of Granulicella mallensis MP5ACTX8 DNA harbors:
- a CDS encoding creatininase family protein produces the protein MRFRYLFILCLFLALSPYLAAQQLSPNWEELTGPDFVKAIHQAQGTCILPIGIIEKHGPQLPLGTDLLNVRFASLNAAKLEYAVVSPEYYFGQIFEARHEPGTIAYSLSTQLVLLQETVNELGRNGCHKILIVNGHGGNNSLLPLFAQSQLASPHDYVVYVMGSIPRDGAGRPSQKSAADLHAGEAETSAMLANRPDLVHMERAKSESGADQHRLTLPSSIYTGIWWYARFPNHYAGDGSTATEALGEFDQKNWSHEIAEAVKAIKADEESARLQKEFFEQSQHPIDTPQ, from the coding sequence GTGCGTTTTCGCTATCTGTTCATCCTTTGCCTCTTCCTTGCGCTTTCTCCGTACCTCGCAGCGCAGCAGCTTTCGCCCAATTGGGAAGAACTTACCGGCCCTGACTTTGTTAAAGCCATTCATCAGGCGCAGGGTACCTGCATTCTGCCCATCGGCATTATCGAGAAGCATGGTCCGCAGCTTCCCCTGGGCACCGACCTGCTCAATGTGCGCTTTGCCTCGCTCAATGCCGCAAAGCTGGAGTATGCCGTTGTCTCCCCGGAGTACTATTTTGGGCAGATCTTTGAGGCACGCCATGAGCCTGGCACTATTGCCTACAGCCTCAGCACGCAGCTTGTTCTGCTTCAGGAAACAGTCAACGAGCTTGGGCGCAACGGCTGCCACAAGATCCTCATTGTGAACGGTCACGGCGGCAACAACAGTCTGCTACCGCTCTTCGCTCAGTCTCAGCTCGCGTCGCCACATGACTACGTTGTGTATGTCATGGGCAGCATTCCTCGCGATGGTGCGGGCCGCCCTTCACAGAAGTCGGCCGCCGACCTGCATGCGGGCGAAGCAGAAACCTCGGCAATGCTCGCCAACCGTCCCGACCTGGTTCATATGGAGCGTGCGAAGAGCGAGTCCGGCGCGGACCAGCATCGTCTCACTCTCCCCTCCAGCATCTACACCGGGATCTGGTGGTACGCGCGCTTTCCCAATCACTATGCCGGCGACGGCTCTACCGCCACCGAGGCTCTGGGTGAGTTTGACCAGAAGAACTGGTCGCACGAGATTGCGGAAGCGGTGAAGGCCATCAAGGCCGACGAAGAAAGCGCCCGCCTCCAGAAGGAATTCTTCGAACAGTCCCAGCACCCGATTGATACGCCGCAGTGA